The genome window TCTTGAAAGCAATTACCCGAAGGTCCACCGCTATCTGAAGCGGGAGATAATAGGTGACCTTTCCCTTCTTTACCTATGGGAAGGGACAGACCCGTCGCTCAATCCTGTTTTACTGATGGCGCACATGGATGTAGTCCCTGTAACGGATGAATCGGTGGATGACTGGACTCACGGTCCTTTCAAAGGGGATGTGGCTGACGGCTATATCTGGGGCCGGGGTGCCATGGATGACAAGGCGAGCCTTTTTTCCATTATGGAAGCGGTGGAGTGGCTGCTGAATGATGGTTTCTCCCCGGTGAGATCAATCTATATCTCGTTCGGTTATGATGAAGAGATCGGCGGCACACAGGGCGCTGCTAAAGTAGCCGAGCTGATGCAGTCGAAGAATATTGTACCTGAGTTTGTCTTAGACGAGGGTGGAGGCCTACTTTCCGGTGACATGCTTCCAATTAATTCCATGTCCGCATTTGTAGCTATGGGTGAAAAAGGTTATATGTCTGTGAAGTTAACCGCTCACGGCCAAGGCGGGCACTCTTCCATGCCGGGAAAGGAGACCACTATTGGAATCCTTGCCGCGGCGGTTCAGAAGCTTCAAGACAATCCACTGCCAGCATCCATGACTCCATCTATTCGTCATATGATGGAAGCATTTGCGCCCGCCATGCCATTCTGGGTGAGAATTTTAATTGCCAATCAGTGGCTTTTTGAGAAGCCGTTCGTCAGGTACGCTTCAGGCAGATCAATCCTCTCTGCCTTGATGAGGACCACAACGGCACCTACAATAATTGAAGGTGGTGTTAAAGACAATGTTATCCCTCCCACAGCTACAGCGGTTGTTAATTTCAGGCTGAGGCCGGGGGACAGTATAGACTGGGTATTAGAGATGGTAAGAAAGATTGTGAATGATGAGCGAGTCCATATTGAAATTGCAGAAGGTTTTGGTAGTGAAGCGTCCAATATTTCAGATGTCAATACGCCTCAATTCGATCTT of Candidatus Neomarinimicrobiota bacterium contains these proteins:
- a CDS encoding M20/M25/M40 family metallo-hydrolase; translation: MKSILKWIGAALIFLFSVMLIRTFTFGEEAVDVKSVPLLEIDEKGFAERFAGGLRIPTVAYTDRSKMDPEAFKKFHSYLESNYPKVHRYLKREIIGDLSLLYLWEGTDPSLNPVLLMAHMDVVPVTDESVDDWTHGPFKGDVADGYIWGRGAMDDKASLFSIMEAVEWLLNDGFSPVRSIYISFGYDEEIGGTQGAAKVAELMQSKNIVPEFVLDEGGGLLSGDMLPINSMSAFVAMGEKGYMSVKLTAHGQGGHSSMPGKETTIGILAAAVQKLQDNPLPASMTPSIRHMMEAFAPAMPFWVRILIANQWLFEKPFVRYASGRSILSALMRTTTAPTIIEGGVKDNVIPPTATAVVNFRLRPGDSIDWVLEMVRKIVNDERVHIEIAEGFGSEASNISDVNTPQFDL